One Rhodoferax ferrireducens T118 DNA segment encodes these proteins:
- a CDS encoding chromate resistance protein ChrB domain-containing protein, which produces MKWITRSHVHVDRVACPWLISRFIDSTAEFLFVPKNQIDKVAQETGAIPFDAPGVELGHHEGRCSFESIILKYDLKEPGLLRLAKIVHAADVGADIDQDPLARGLEAIASGYSLRFPDDLENLRHQFEVYDALYAWCRLDVAGA; this is translated from the coding sequence ATGAAATGGATTACCCGTTCGCATGTACACGTTGACCGCGTGGCCTGTCCGTGGCTCATCAGCCGCTTTATTGACAGCACAGCGGAGTTTCTGTTTGTGCCCAAGAACCAGATTGACAAAGTTGCCCAAGAGACCGGCGCCATCCCGTTTGACGCGCCCGGCGTGGAACTCGGGCACCACGAGGGCCGATGTTCCTTTGAATCCATCATTTTGAAGTATGACTTGAAGGAGCCGGGTTTGTTGCGGCTGGCAAAAATCGTCCATGCGGCGGACGTCGGCGCGGACATCGACCAGGATCCGCTCGCGCGCGGACTGGAAGCAATTGCAAGCGGCTACAGCCTGCGCTTTCCGGATGATCTGGAAAACCTGCGGCACCAATTTGAGGTTTACGACGCGCTGTATGCGTGGTGCAGGCTGGATGTGGCCGGGGCATAA
- a CDS encoding aldehyde dehydrogenase yields MANHQFDGRALINGQRVDARDGATFDCISPVDGRLLTVVACCGQADVDAAVAAARAAFEDRRWRGMAPAARKRVMIKFADQLLAHADELALMETLDMGKPIQYARAVDVNSAANCIRWYGEAVDKIYDEIAPTASTGLALIQREPVGVVGVIVPWNYPMIMAAWKIAPALAAGNSVVLKPSEKSPLTALRLGDLALQAGIPPGVFNVVTGYGAQAGSPLALHTDVDCIAFTGSTRVGKQIHIMAAQSNLKRAWTELGGKSPNIVFADCPNLDKAVEAAVGSIFFNQGESCNAPSRLFVEAGIKEQFLEKALALVPGFAPGNPLDPATVMGAIVDKTQMDSVLRYIEVGQREGAKLLAGGAQALQETGGCYVQPTIFDGVKNDMTIAREEIFGPVLSVLSFTDAADVVRQANQSVYGLQAAVWTRDINKAHGVARALRAGTVHVNQYDEDDITVPFGGFKQSGVGRDKSLHAFDKYTETKTTWIRIDSPV; encoded by the coding sequence ATGGCAAATCACCAATTCGATGGTCGCGCTTTGATCAATGGCCAGCGTGTCGATGCCCGCGACGGCGCGACGTTTGACTGTATTTCACCGGTGGATGGGCGCTTGTTGACGGTGGTTGCGTGCTGTGGGCAGGCCGATGTGGACGCGGCAGTTGCAGCCGCTCGCGCTGCGTTCGAAGACCGGCGCTGGCGTGGCATGGCCCCGGCGGCGCGCAAACGGGTGATGATCAAATTTGCTGACCAGCTGTTGGCGCACGCCGATGAACTGGCGCTGATGGAAACGCTCGACATGGGCAAGCCCATCCAATACGCGCGTGCGGTGGATGTCAACAGCGCCGCCAATTGCATTCGCTGGTATGGCGAAGCCGTGGACAAAATCTATGACGAAATCGCACCGACGGCCAGCACGGGGCTGGCCTTGATTCAGCGCGAGCCGGTCGGGGTGGTCGGTGTGATCGTGCCGTGGAATTACCCGATGATCATGGCCGCCTGGAAGATCGCCCCGGCGCTGGCGGCGGGCAATTCGGTGGTCCTCAAGCCCAGTGAAAAGTCCCCGTTGACGGCCTTGCGTTTGGGCGATCTGGCGCTGCAAGCCGGTATTCCGCCCGGCGTCTTCAATGTGGTGACCGGCTACGGGGCGCAGGCCGGCTCGCCCCTGGCCTTGCACACGGATGTCGATTGCATCGCGTTCACCGGCTCGACCCGGGTGGGCAAACAGATTCACATCATGGCCGCGCAGAGCAACCTCAAACGCGCCTGGACCGAGCTCGGAGGCAAGTCGCCCAACATCGTGTTTGCCGACTGCCCGAATCTGGACAAGGCGGTGGAGGCGGCGGTCGGCAGTATTTTCTTCAACCAGGGGGAGAGCTGCAACGCGCCCTCGCGCTTGTTTGTCGAGGCCGGCATCAAAGAGCAGTTTTTGGAAAAGGCGCTGGCACTGGTGCCAGGCTTTGCACCTGGCAATCCCTTGGACCCGGCGACTGTCATGGGTGCGATCGTGGACAAAACGCAAATGGACTCGGTCTTGCGCTACATCGAAGTTGGCCAGCGCGAGGGCGCGAAATTGCTGGCCGGTGGCGCGCAGGCACTCCAGGAGACCGGCGGCTGCTATGTGCAACCGACCATTTTTGATGGTGTCAAGAATGACATGACGATTGCGCGGGAAGAAATCTTTGGCCCGGTGTTGTCGGTACTTTCATTCACCGATGCCGCCGACGTGGTACGCCAGGCCAATCAAAGCGTCTATGGCCTGCAAGCCGCCGTCTGGACGCGTGATATCAACAAGGCACACGGCGTGGCGCGTGCTTTGCGCGCCGGCACGGTGCATGTGAACCAGTACGACGAAGACGACATCACCGTCCCCTTTGGTGGTTTCAAGCAAAGTGGCGTCGGGCGTGACAAGTCACTGCATGCCTTTGACAAATACACAGAGACCAAGACCACCTGGATCCGTATTGACAGCCCGGTTTGA
- a CDS encoding MFS transporter: protein MDLKILFTTRVVRLFCYGFLSLLLALYLAQVGLTDPQIGLLFSLTLAGDAAVSLWLTTSADRFGRRRTLQIGALLMLGAGLVFILTDNIVLLMAAAIVGVISPSGNEIGPFLPVEQAGLSQIVPSQKRTQVFAWYNLAGSFATAMGALCGGWVVQILQGRGWLALDAYRVVLGAYAAGGLVLTLLFLTLSPAVEVQERAPVGTRLVLGLHRSRAVVLRLSALFALDAFAGGLILQSMIAYWFHIKFGVDTGLLGSLFFGANVLAGISALLAVPLAKRFGLINTMVFTHVPSNLLLILVPLMPNLPLAIGLLLARFSISQMDVPTRQSYTMAVVSADERSAAAGVTGIARSVGASLAPVLTGIFLTNPALFSLPFFLCGGLKLVYDLALYRSFKAVKPPEETLSQSGAKFP, encoded by the coding sequence ATGGATTTGAAAATTCTCTTCACGACGCGAGTCGTCCGCCTTTTTTGCTACGGCTTCCTGTCTCTCCTCTTGGCGCTTTATCTTGCGCAAGTCGGGCTGACGGACCCGCAAATCGGTTTGCTGTTCTCGCTCACGCTGGCGGGCGACGCCGCCGTTTCACTTTGGCTGACCACGTCCGCGGACCGGTTCGGCAGGCGGCGCACGTTGCAGATAGGCGCGCTGCTGATGCTGGGCGCGGGACTTGTGTTCATTCTGACGGATAACATTGTCTTGCTGATGGCTGCGGCCATCGTCGGTGTCATCAGCCCGAGCGGGAACGAGATCGGGCCTTTTCTGCCGGTCGAACAGGCCGGGCTGAGCCAGATCGTCCCGAGCCAGAAGCGCACGCAGGTCTTCGCCTGGTACAACCTGGCGGGCTCCTTTGCGACCGCGATGGGTGCGCTCTGCGGGGGCTGGGTGGTGCAGATTTTGCAGGGCCGGGGCTGGCTCGCGCTGGACGCGTACAGAGTGGTGCTGGGCGCTTACGCCGCCGGTGGCCTGGTTTTGACGCTGCTTTTTCTGACCCTGTCGCCAGCCGTTGAAGTGCAGGAGAGAGCCCCGGTCGGGACCCGGCTTGTCTTGGGGTTACACCGCTCGCGCGCCGTGGTGCTGCGCTTGTCGGCCTTGTTCGCGCTTGATGCCTTCGCGGGCGGCCTGATCCTGCAAAGCATGATCGCCTATTGGTTCCACATCAAGTTTGGTGTGGACACCGGCCTGTTGGGAAGCCTCTTTTTTGGTGCCAATGTTCTGGCCGGAATCTCGGCTTTGCTGGCGGTGCCCCTGGCAAAGCGCTTTGGATTGATCAACACCATGGTTTTCACCCATGTTCCCTCCAACCTGTTGCTGATCCTGGTTCCCTTGATGCCGAACCTGCCCTTGGCCATCGGCCTGCTGCTGGCGCGTTTCAGCATTTCGCAGATGGATGTGCCGACCCGGCAGTCGTACACCATGGCCGTTGTTTCGGCCGATGAGCGCTCGGCGGCCGCGGGTGTGACGGGCATCGCGCGCTCGGTCGGCGCATCGCTTGCGCCCGTGTTGACAGGCATCTTCCTGACCAATCCCGCCCTGTTCAGCCTGCCCTTCTTTCTCTGCGGCGGCCTCAAGCTCGTGTATGACCTGGCGCTTTATCGAAGTTTTAAGGCGGTCAAACCGCCGGAAGAAACTCTGTCCCAAAGCGGGGCCAAGTTTCCTTGA
- a CDS encoding methyltransferase family protein, whose product MTLLFENYGAALVAFVLFAVFHSVGAHEPLKHALARWTSPFWVDHFWRVAYCSLSFGALYGGVSALLWGRNGGNNVWLVDYPDWLWQALTILHLGSIGLLYAAFLQSDYLEFLGLKQAWRGLRVLAGRAVEPTPVALFGSQRLVTTGVYAWVRHPMLAGGLLFLLTSGPSANNLVYTLMYTGYMLLGGYYEERRMVKIFGDDYLSYRIRVGAFCPRFWRRQVT is encoded by the coding sequence TTGACTTTGCTGTTTGAAAATTACGGGGCCGCGCTGGTCGCCTTCGTCCTGTTCGCGGTTTTCCACTCGGTCGGTGCGCACGAGCCCTTGAAGCACGCGCTGGCCCGCTGGACCAGCCCATTTTGGGTGGACCATTTCTGGCGCGTGGCCTATTGCAGCCTCAGCTTTGGCGCGCTCTACGGCGGTGTGTCAGCGCTGCTGTGGGGTCGCAATGGCGGCAACAATGTTTGGCTTGTTGACTATCCGGACTGGCTCTGGCAGGCCCTCACAATCCTGCATCTCGGATCCATCGGTCTGCTGTATGCAGCCTTCCTTCAGAGCGATTACCTTGAATTCCTCGGCCTCAAGCAGGCCTGGCGCGGACTGCGCGTGCTCGCCGGCAGGGCCGTTGAGCCGACGCCCGTTGCGCTCTTTGGCTCGCAACGATTGGTGACGACGGGCGTCTATGCCTGGGTACGCCACCCGATGCTGGCCGGTGGACTGCTCTTTCTGCTGACCAGTGGGCCCTCGGCGAACAACCTCGTCTACACCCTCATGTATACCGGCTATATGCTGCTCGGCGGCTACTATGAGGAACGGCGGATGGTCAAGATTTTTGGCGACGACTACCTGAGCTACCGGATCCGGGTGGGTGCCTTTTGCCCGCGCTTCTGGCGCCGCCAGGTCACTTGA